From one Sphingomonas xanthus genomic stretch:
- a CDS encoding LptA/OstA family protein has protein sequence MNAKRLLIGLAALSCAGLALAQEGISALKGHDSRAPIDLAADRAEAQDRSDRAIFAGNVVVKQGNLTLRTARLTLAYASKDGIDVNRIDASGGVTVTSPSETARGDFAVYDLDQGLITMVGNVRLDRGGSFLSGGRLTIDLDTGRAVMDGGLRGVNQGGGRVTGRFTVPKRPN, from the coding sequence ATGAACGCCAAGCGTCTTTTGATTGGCCTTGCCGCCCTGTCCTGTGCCGGCCTGGCCCTGGCGCAGGAAGGCATTTCCGCGCTCAAGGGCCATGACAGCCGTGCGCCGATCGACCTTGCCGCCGACCGCGCCGAGGCGCAGGACCGGTCCGACCGGGCCATTTTTGCCGGCAATGTGGTGGTGAAGCAGGGCAATCTTACACTGCGCACGGCGCGGCTGACTCTGGCATATGCAAGCAAAGACGGGATCGACGTCAACCGGATCGACGCCAGCGGCGGTGTGACCGTGACCAGTCCCAGCGAGACTGCGCGCGGCGATTTTGCGGTCTACGACCTCGACCAAGGCCTGATCACCATGGTCGGCAATGTCCGGCTCGATCGGGGCGGCTCCTTCCTGTCGGGCGGGAGACTGACGATTGACCTCGACACGGGCAGGGCGGTGATGGACGGCGGGCTGCGCGGCGTTAACCAAGGTGGAGGCCGGGTCACCGGCCGGTTCACCGTGCCGAAGCGCCCCAATTAA
- the lptC gene encoding LPS export ABC transporter periplasmic protein LptC has translation MSEAANRERAIKRHWAEPGSRHDHVVRAVKFGLPVIIGGLLVLLAVAPFGGRGDVSFLLDKNEVDRAQERMRVESARYVGEDDRGQKFEIIADRALQQSSNVPIVMIEGMRARLDLARGPLGIAANKGRYDLEGEEMLVDGPVRVAAPDGYRLTTRDVRIDLDKRTMRSSGPVSGTMPLGDFQAGRLRADLGERTVSLDGGVRLKIRQGAVR, from the coding sequence ATGTCGGAAGCCGCCAACCGCGAACGGGCGATCAAGCGCCACTGGGCCGAGCCGGGGAGCCGCCACGACCATGTCGTGCGCGCGGTCAAATTCGGCTTGCCGGTGATCATTGGCGGTCTGTTGGTCTTGCTTGCGGTCGCCCCCTTCGGCGGGCGGGGCGATGTCAGTTTCCTGCTCGACAAGAATGAGGTCGACCGCGCGCAGGAACGGATGCGGGTCGAGTCCGCCCGTTATGTCGGTGAAGACGATCGCGGTCAGAAGTTCGAGATTATCGCCGATCGCGCGCTGCAGCAGTCAAGCAATGTCCCGATCGTGATGATCGAGGGAATGCGCGCCCGGCTCGATCTTGCCAGAGGGCCGCTCGGAATCGCCGCCAACAAGGGCCGCTACGACCTTGAAGGCGAAGAAATGCTGGTCGACGGCCCGGTTCGTGTCGCGGCCCCTGACGGCTACCGGCTGACGACCCGCGATGTGCGGATCGACCTCGACAAGCGGACCATGCGATCTAGCGGGCCGGTCAGCGGCACCATGCCGCTTGGTGACTTCCAGGCTGGCCGGCTACGAGCTGACCTTGGCGAGCGGACCGTCAGCCTCGACGGCGGCGTGCGCTTGAAAATTCGGCAGGGGGCCGTCAGATGA
- a CDS encoding ribonuclease D, producing the protein MAIHFHEEDLPTTDLFAAGAAIAVDTEAMGLMPGRDRLCLVQLSDGGPNEHLVRFGPDSDYAAPNLRALLADSGRLKLYHFARFDVAIIRAYLGVMATPLYCTRTASKLVRTYTDRHGLKELVKEMLATDLSKQQQTSDWGAPEINDAQREYAASDVRYLHRLKEQLDTRLEREGRTELAQACFDFLPARALLDLAGWAEQDIFAHS; encoded by the coding sequence ATGGCCATTCATTTCCACGAAGAAGACTTGCCTACCACCGACCTTTTCGCCGCCGGCGCGGCGATCGCGGTCGATACCGAGGCGATGGGCCTGATGCCCGGGCGCGACAGGCTGTGCCTCGTCCAATTGAGTGACGGCGGCCCGAACGAGCATCTGGTGCGCTTCGGTCCGGATAGCGATTATGCGGCGCCCAACCTGCGTGCGCTCCTCGCCGATTCGGGGCGGCTCAAGCTTTACCATTTCGCGCGCTTCGACGTGGCGATCATCCGTGCCTACCTGGGCGTAATGGCGACTCCGCTCTACTGCACCCGCACCGCATCCAAACTGGTCCGCACCTACACCGACCGGCATGGGCTGAAGGAGCTAGTCAAGGAAATGCTGGCGACCGATCTTAGCAAGCAGCAGCAGACCAGCGACTGGGGCGCGCCGGAAATCAATGACGCTCAGCGCGAATATGCCGCCAGCGATGTGCGCTACCTTCACCGACTAAAGGAGCAACTCGATACTCGGCTCGAGCGCGAGGGCCGGACCGAGCTTGCGCAGGCCTGCTTCGATTTCCTCCCGGCCCGGGCGCTTCTCGATCTGGCCGGCTGGGCCGAGCAGGATATTTTTGCGCATAGCTAA
- a CDS encoding cold-shock protein: MGFDRGRKGDRGGRGRDKRDGFGGDEMSGGGGFGGGGNFGDRGGFGGGGNFGDRGGFGGGGNFGDRGGFGGGGGGGGGGGYRGGGGGGGGFRGGGGGGGGFRGGGGGGGGMPPQVVGEGKGTVKFFNPQKGFGFIVRDDGGEDVFVHISAVEQAGLTDLADGQPLEFTLVDRGGRISATNLKIDGEPMEVVRSAAPREAGREGGFGGGPQRQLTGEKAQGTVKFFNAMKGFGFISRDDGQPDAFVHISAVERAGLPTVNEGDRFEFDIEVDRRGKYAAVNLQPLS; the protein is encoded by the coding sequence ATGGGTTTCGATCGAGGGCGTAAGGGCGACCGTGGTGGTCGCGGACGGGACAAGCGCGACGGTTTTGGTGGTGACGAAATGAGCGGCGGCGGCGGCTTCGGCGGCGGCGGCAACTTCGGTGACCGCGGCGGCTTCGGCGGCGGCGGCAACTTCGGTGACCGCGGCGGCTTCGGCGGCGGCGGCAACTTCGGTGATCGCGGCGGCTTCGGCGGCGGCGGCGGCGGCGGCGGTGGCGGTGGCTATCGCGGCGGCGGCGGCGGCGGCGGTGGCTTTCGCGGCGGTGGCGGCGGCGGCGGCGGTTTCCGCGGCGGCGGTGGCGGCGGCGGCGGCATGCCTCCGCAGGTCGTTGGCGAAGGCAAGGGCACCGTCAAATTCTTCAATCCGCAAAAAGGTTTTGGTTTTATCGTCCGTGACGACGGCGGCGAGGATGTCTTCGTGCATATCTCGGCGGTCGAACAGGCGGGGCTTACTGACCTGGCGGATGGCCAGCCGCTGGAATTCACGCTCGTCGATCGCGGTGGCCGCATTTCTGCGACCAACCTCAAGATCGACGGCGAACCGATGGAAGTCGTGCGCTCCGCGGCTCCGCGCGAAGCCGGCCGCGAAGGCGGCTTCGGTGGCGGCCCGCAACGGCAGCTGACCGGCGAGAAGGCCCAAGGCACCGTCAAGTTCTTCAACGCCATGAAGGGCTTCGGCTTCATCAGCCGCGACGACGGCCAGCCGGATGCTTTCGTCCATATTTCGGCGGTCGAGCGTGCTGGCCTGCCCACGGTCAACGAGGGCGACCGGTTCGAGTTCGATATCGAGGTCGACCGCCGCGGCAAATATGCCGCGGTAAACCTGCAGCCGCTGAGCTAA
- a CDS encoding cisplatin damage response ATP-dependent DNA ligase has product MRAFAQLLDDLVYTRSRNSKLRLIGDYLKTAPDPDRGVALAALTGTLDIPAVKPAQVRALAEERIDPVLLKMSRDFVGDMAETVSLLWPAPHGAECAIDDGTLPISAAVERLRLASRTDAPAILAEMLDHLDPSGRFALLKLATGALRVGISSRLAKQALADAFEIDVEQVEEVWHGLKPPYAELFAWGEGRAPQPTVHDVPVFRPFMLAHPLEDKRVDLADYAAEWKWDGIRVQLVHAGGQTRLYSRTGDDISTSFPDVAEAFHTTAVLDGELLVRGDSQGGAAGSFNALQQRLGRKTVSAKMRDQSPAFVRLYDALFLGDQDLRELSWTERRQRLEAFVPMLDRDRFDLSSLIEAGSFEALEEMRAGTREDGVEGLMLKRRDSPYVAGRRAGLWYKWKRDPLTADCVLMYAQRGSGKRSSYYSDYTFGCWTDDGELLPVGKAYFGFTDEELRWLDRFVRTHTVNRFGPVREVERELVLEVAFDSIHASKRHKSGLAMRFPRINRIRDDKPAHEADQIATLLALAT; this is encoded by the coding sequence ATGCGTGCTTTTGCCCAACTTCTCGACGACCTCGTTTATACGAGATCGCGCAACAGCAAGCTGCGACTGATCGGTGACTATCTCAAGACGGCTCCCGACCCAGACCGGGGCGTTGCCCTTGCGGCGCTGACTGGAACCCTCGACATCCCCGCAGTGAAGCCGGCGCAGGTTCGCGCGCTTGCCGAAGAACGGATCGATCCGGTCCTCCTCAAGATGAGCCGCGATTTCGTCGGCGATATGGCCGAAACGGTGTCGCTGCTCTGGCCCGCCCCACATGGAGCAGAATGCGCCATCGACGACGGCACCCTACCCATCAGCGCGGCGGTCGAGCGGCTCAGGCTGGCGAGCCGGACCGATGCGCCCGCGATCCTCGCCGAGATGCTCGATCATCTTGATCCTTCGGGCCGGTTCGCCTTGCTGAAACTGGCGACGGGCGCATTGCGCGTCGGCATTTCGTCCAGGTTGGCCAAGCAGGCCCTTGCCGACGCTTTCGAAATCGATGTCGAGCAGGTCGAGGAGGTCTGGCACGGGCTGAAACCACCCTATGCCGAATTGTTCGCCTGGGGCGAAGGCCGAGCGCCGCAACCGACCGTCCACGACGTGCCCGTTTTCCGCCCTTTCATGCTGGCGCATCCGCTCGAGGATAAGAGGGTCGACCTCGCCGACTATGCCGCCGAGTGGAAATGGGACGGGATCCGCGTCCAGCTTGTTCATGCCGGCGGCCAGACCCGGCTCTACAGCCGCACCGGCGACGACATCTCTACAAGTTTCCCGGACGTCGCCGAAGCCTTCCACACGACCGCGGTGCTGGACGGTGAGCTTCTGGTTCGGGGCGATTCCCAGGGCGGCGCGGCCGGAAGCTTCAATGCGCTTCAGCAGCGTCTGGGTCGAAAGACCGTCAGTGCCAAGATGCGCGACCAATCGCCGGCATTCGTGCGACTCTACGACGCGCTGTTTCTTGGCGACCAGGATCTGCGGGAATTGTCGTGGACCGAACGACGGCAGCGTCTGGAGGCGTTCGTGCCCATGCTCGATCGCGACCGGTTCGACCTGTCGAGCCTGATCGAAGCCGGCAGCTTCGAGGCGCTGGAGGAGATGCGCGCGGGAACCCGCGAGGATGGTGTCGAAGGGCTGATGCTCAAGCGCCGCGACTCGCCCTATGTCGCCGGGCGCCGGGCCGGCTTGTGGTACAAGTGGAAACGCGATCCGCTGACGGCGGACTGCGTCCTCATGTATGCCCAGCGCGGGTCGGGCAAACGCTCCAGCTATTATAGCGATTACACCTTCGGCTGCTGGACCGACGACGGCGAGCTATTGCCGGTGGGCAAGGCCTATTTCGGCTTTACCGACGAAGAATTGAGGTGGCTCGACCGGTTCGTTCGGACCCATACCGTAAATCGCTTCGGGCCCGTTCGGGAGGTCGAGCGCGAGCTTGTACTGGAAGTCGCCTTCGATTCGATTCACGCCAGCAAGCGCCACAAGTCCGGGTTGGCGATGCGTTTTCCGCGAATAAACCGAATCCGCGACGACAAGCCGGCGCATGAGGCCGATCAGATCGCCACGCTGCTTGCGCTGGCGACATGA
- a CDS encoding Dps family protein — protein MSDAAPKLATPTDLKTNQARDVAAALNGILADSYALYLKTKNFHWHVSGPHFRDYHLLFDEQAAQILGTTDQIAERVRKIGGTTLRSIGDISRRQTIDDNDRGFVSAKDMLKELRDDNLALVEQLRAAKDLADTAKDNATSAIIDEWTDAAEQRAWFLFESAQNG, from the coding sequence ATGTCCGATGCCGCGCCCAAGCTGGCGACCCCGACCGATCTGAAAACCAACCAGGCCCGCGACGTGGCTGCGGCACTCAATGGCATCCTCGCCGACAGCTACGCCCTCTATCTCAAGACCAAGAATTTCCACTGGCATGTCTCGGGCCCGCATTTCCGGGACTATCACCTGCTGTTTGACGAACAGGCCGCGCAGATTCTCGGCACCACCGATCAGATCGCCGAGCGGGTGCGCAAGATCGGCGGCACGACGCTGCGCTCGATTGGCGATATCTCGCGCCGGCAGACGATCGATGACAATGACCGCGGATTCGTCAGTGCCAAGGACATGCTGAAAGAGCTGCGCGACGACAATCTTGCGCTGGTCGAACAGCTTCGCGCCGCCAAGGACCTGGCCGATACCGCCAAGGATAATGCCACCTCGGCGATTATCGACGAATGGACCGACGCCGCCGAACAGCGCGCTTGGTTCCTGTTCGAATCCGCGCAGAACGGCTGA
- the rpmG gene encoding 50S ribosomal protein L33, with amino-acid sequence MAKPATVKIKLVSTADTGFFYVTKKNPRNQTEKMSFRKYDPVARKHVEFKEAKIK; translated from the coding sequence ATGGCCAAGCCGGCAACCGTCAAGATTAAGCTCGTCAGCACCGCTGACACGGGCTTCTTCTATGTGACCAAGAAGAACCCGCGCAACCAGACCGAGAAGATGTCGTTTCGCAAGTACGACCCGGTCGCGCGGAAGCATGTCGAATTCAAGGAAGCCAAGATCAAGTAA
- a CDS encoding response regulator codes for MLVVEDNALNIKLFCDLLNAHGHETQPVTDSREALEAARAFRPDLVITDIQLPYVTGIELMQQLRADAELAHVPIMAVTAYSAQGDDERIRAAGAQAYVSKPISVVRFAETVDELLAAGPVGHESGGPNHGAAPIQA; via the coding sequence ATCCTGGTTGTCGAGGACAATGCCCTCAACATCAAGCTGTTCTGCGATCTGTTGAACGCACACGGCCATGAAACGCAGCCCGTGACCGACAGTCGCGAGGCGCTTGAGGCCGCCCGCGCCTTCCGCCCTGATCTCGTCATCACCGACATCCAGCTACCCTATGTCACCGGCATTGAGCTGATGCAGCAACTTCGCGCCGACGCGGAATTGGCGCATGTCCCGATCATGGCGGTGACCGCCTATTCGGCGCAAGGCGACGATGAGCGCATCCGCGCGGCGGGAGCCCAGGCCTATGTGTCGAAACCGATTTCGGTGGTTCGTTTTGCCGAAACGGTCGACGAGCTGTTGGCAGCCGGACCCGTCGGACATGAATCGGGCGGCCCCAATCATGGAGCCGCCCCGATACAGGCATAA
- a CDS encoding DUF3572 family protein — MLSHHTNRPLVDAEALALAALAATLSDERRAVRFLDITGIDADGLRERVGAGDSGLLAAVLMFLENHEPDLLAVAGTMGVAPSDLVAARSQLER, encoded by the coding sequence ATGTTGAGCCACCACACAAATCGTCCGCTCGTCGATGCCGAGGCGCTTGCCCTGGCCGCGCTTGCTGCGACCCTTTCAGACGAACGTCGCGCGGTTCGGTTCCTCGACATCACCGGGATCGATGCCGATGGCCTTCGCGAACGCGTCGGCGCCGGCGATAGCGGCCTGCTCGCGGCGGTTCTGATGTTCCTTGAAAATCATGAACCGGACCTGCTGGCGGTTGCCGGCACGATGGGCGTTGCCCCCTCCGACCTGGTCGCTGCCCGATCGCAACTGGAGCGATGA
- a CDS encoding HAD family hydrolase has translation MNRPLLITDCDEVLLHMVSHFDAWLGEVHDIRFAFETGSFGSAMTHRVSGEQVAEDRVWPLLEEFFRGEMHRQTLVPGALEALGRIAEVADIVILTNIGDQAHSWRVEQLERHGIRHEVVCNRGGKGIPARAIVDRFGASRAAFVDDLPVHHASVAKHAPDVHRLHMVAEPRLAPAVPPAEDAHARIDDWPTACQWLLDRLEDR, from the coding sequence ATGAACCGCCCCCTCCTGATTACCGACTGCGACGAAGTGCTCCTTCACATGGTGTCGCACTTCGATGCCTGGCTTGGCGAGGTCCACGACATTCGCTTTGCCTTCGAGACCGGCAGCTTTGGCAGCGCAATGACCCACCGGGTGAGCGGAGAGCAGGTTGCCGAGGACCGTGTCTGGCCGCTTCTCGAGGAATTTTTTCGCGGTGAGATGCACCGCCAGACGCTGGTGCCCGGCGCACTTGAAGCGCTGGGCCGCATCGCCGAAGTGGCGGACATCGTCATCCTCACGAACATCGGGGACCAGGCCCACAGCTGGCGGGTCGAACAGCTTGAGCGGCATGGGATCCGCCACGAGGTGGTTTGCAATCGTGGAGGCAAGGGCATTCCCGCCCGGGCGATCGTCGACCGTTTCGGAGCGTCGCGAGCGGCCTTTGTCGACGACCTTCCCGTGCATCATGCGTCGGTCGCCAAGCATGCGCCGGACGTCCACCGGCTGCACATGGTTGCGGAACCGCGGCTTGCCCCGGCCGTCCCGCCGGCCGAAGACGCCCACGCACGGATCGACGATTGGCCCACTGCCTGCCAATGGCTGCTCGACCGACTGGAGGATCGATGA
- a CDS encoding SDR family NAD(P)-dependent oxidoreductase translates to MSQTIFITGVTAGIGAATARKFIANGWQVIGTGRRRDRLDTLAAELGEGFHPLMLDMQSIADFGPALSGLPDQFQAIDLLLNNAGLAPPMSNLQDAEQEPIDTVIATNVDGLVALTRHLLPRLIDRKGGVINLSSVAATYPYRGGAVYAGTKAFVRQFSLGLRCDLHGTGVRVTSIEPGMAETEFTLVRTQGDQAASDALYADMNPMTADDIAETIWWVASLPAHVNINSLELMPTSQSWAGFAVHRG, encoded by the coding sequence ATGAGCCAGACCATTTTTATCACCGGCGTTACAGCTGGAATCGGCGCAGCGACCGCGCGGAAATTTATCGCCAACGGTTGGCAGGTGATCGGCACCGGCCGTCGGCGTGATCGGCTCGACACGCTTGCGGCCGAGCTGGGCGAGGGCTTCCACCCGCTAATGCTCGACATGCAGAGCATCGCAGATTTCGGGCCGGCGCTGTCGGGATTGCCAGACCAGTTCCAGGCGATCGACCTCCTGCTCAACAATGCCGGCCTAGCGCCGCCGATGAGCAATTTGCAGGATGCCGAACAGGAACCGATCGACACGGTGATCGCCACCAATGTCGACGGGCTGGTCGCGTTGACGCGGCACCTGCTGCCGCGCCTGATCGATCGCAAGGGCGGGGTGATCAACCTGTCGTCGGTCGCCGCGACATACCCCTATCGGGGCGGGGCGGTTTATGCGGGCACCAAGGCATTCGTTCGTCAGTTCAGCCTTGGCTTGCGCTGTGACCTTCACGGCACCGGGGTCCGGGTCACTTCGATCGAGCCGGGCATGGCCGAAACCGAGTTTACGCTGGTTCGGACGCAAGGAGACCAGGCGGCGTCGGACGCGCTCTATGCCGACATGAACCCCATGACCGCGGACGATATCGCCGAGACGATTTGGTGGGTCGCTAGCCTGCCCGCGCACGTCAATATCAACTCGCTCGAACTTATGCCGACCAGCCAGAGTTGGGCCGGTTTCGCAGTCCATCGCGGTTGA
- a CDS encoding RidA family protein: protein MNIDQRLAELGIILPEAAAPVAAYVPAVEIGGLLHISGQISFAQDGSLIKGRLGEGLSLEEGQAAARRCGIMLLAQIKAALGSLDRVERIVKLGVFVNSHGDFTDQPKVANGASELMQDVFGEAGRHARSAVGVPVLPLGVAVEVDAIVAVKD from the coding sequence ATGAACATCGACCAACGCCTTGCCGAACTCGGCATCATCCTTCCCGAAGCTGCTGCCCCCGTCGCCGCCTATGTCCCGGCGGTGGAAATCGGTGGCCTGCTGCACATCAGCGGCCAGATTTCGTTCGCGCAGGACGGCAGCCTGATCAAGGGGCGGCTGGGCGAAGGCTTGTCGCTTGAAGAAGGCCAGGCGGCGGCGCGGCGCTGCGGCATCATGCTGCTGGCCCAGATCAAGGCTGCGCTTGGCTCGCTCGACCGGGTCGAGCGGATCGTCAAGCTGGGGGTGTTCGTCAATTCGCACGGCGACTTCACCGACCAGCCGAAAGTCGCCAATGGCGCGTCGGAACTGATGCAGGACGTTTTCGGCGAAGCAGGCCGCCACGCCCGCTCGGCGGTTGGCGTTCCGGTCCTGCCGCTCGGTGTAGCGGTCGAGGTGGATGCGATCGTCGCCGTCAAGGACTGA
- a CDS encoding glycerophosphodiester phosphodiesterase family protein encodes MRSSPSRTDPLDPGPAGFAHRGLFGSGVPENSMAAFEAALAIGAGIECDVRLAEDGKLVVFHDHDLRRLCASALAIETSPAAIITAQRLLDSDQRIPLLADLLDLMGGRAPVLIEVKTRGANVRRIAEAVGAAVAAYRGVAGVMSFNPDIARAIGRYRPAIRRGLVLSRKASAFDRWRCLRRARPQFLAVDCGAIRQGWVARNRSFMPVYSWTVRTADELEMVRVHADAPIWEGDGRPRN; translated from the coding sequence ATGCGATCGTCGCCGTCAAGGACTGATCCCCTCGATCCGGGTCCGGCGGGTTTCGCGCATCGCGGCCTGTTCGGGTCAGGGGTCCCCGAAAACAGCATGGCGGCATTTGAGGCCGCACTGGCGATCGGTGCCGGGATCGAATGCGACGTTCGGCTGGCTGAAGATGGCAAGCTGGTGGTTTTCCACGATCATGACCTGCGCCGCCTGTGCGCATCCGCACTGGCGATCGAAACCAGCCCGGCGGCGATCATCACGGCGCAAAGGCTGTTGGACAGCGACCAGCGTATTCCCCTGCTGGCCGATCTGCTCGACCTGATGGGGGGCCGGGCGCCGGTCCTCATCGAAGTCAAAACGCGCGGCGCCAACGTGCGCCGCATCGCCGAGGCTGTCGGAGCGGCGGTCGCCGCCTATCGAGGCGTTGCCGGCGTCATGAGCTTCAACCCCGACATCGCAAGGGCGATTGGCCGGTACAGGCCGGCCATCCGGCGCGGTCTGGTGCTGTCGCGCAAGGCTTCGGCGTTCGATCGCTGGCGTTGCCTTCGCCGGGCAAGGCCACAGTTCCTGGCCGTCGATTGCGGCGCGATCAGGCAAGGCTGGGTCGCCCGCAACCGATCGTTCATGCCAGTCTATAGCTGGACCGTCCGCACCGCCGATGAACTTGAAATGGTGCGCGTTCATGCGGACGCGCCTATCTGGGAGGGCGATGGCCGACCGCGAAACTGA
- a CDS encoding GNAT family N-acetyltransferase, producing MADRETDLAANIAGSFAAIDPARWEMLAGQSDPFLRYSFLSLLESSASVGPGTGWAPMPIFVERDGRPIAAAPAFLKWHSQGEYVFDHGWADAWMRAGGEYYPKLQVAVPFTPCVGARLLGNDRDALLATLETVVRQNQLSSGHITFLREEECTAAEARGWLRREGIQFHWFNRGYRSFEDFLDALASRKRKAIRRERRQAVEGLEIVERRGAEIAPADWDAMWHFYQDTGARKWGQPYLSRAFFEQAGAAMGESALLFLALDNGRPIAGALNLVGGDTLYGRYWGAIDDRPFLHFELSYYRAIDFACRHGLACIQAGAQGEHKLARGYEPVVTPSVHFLPNPSFRSAVNEFLKRERTLVRQEVAVAREMLPYRSDSGS from the coding sequence ATGGCCGACCGCGAAACTGACCTTGCCGCGAATATCGCCGGATCGTTCGCGGCGATCGATCCCGCGCGCTGGGAGATGTTGGCGGGTCAATCGGACCCCTTTCTCCGCTATTCCTTCCTCTCGCTGCTCGAGAGCTCGGCGAGCGTGGGACCCGGTACAGGCTGGGCGCCAATGCCCATTTTCGTGGAGCGCGACGGGCGGCCAATCGCTGCCGCGCCGGCCTTCCTCAAATGGCATAGTCAGGGCGAATATGTGTTCGACCATGGCTGGGCCGACGCCTGGATGCGGGCCGGAGGAGAATATTATCCCAAGCTTCAGGTGGCTGTGCCCTTCACGCCATGCGTCGGGGCGCGCTTGCTGGGCAACGACCGGGACGCGCTGCTGGCGACGCTGGAAACGGTGGTCAGACAAAATCAGCTATCATCCGGGCACATCACCTTCCTGCGGGAGGAAGAGTGCACTGCCGCCGAAGCGCGTGGGTGGCTGCGCCGCGAAGGAATTCAATTCCACTGGTTCAACCGGGGGTACCGCAGCTTCGAGGATTTTCTCGACGCGCTTGCCAGCCGCAAGCGCAAAGCAATCCGGCGGGAGCGGCGACAGGCCGTTGAGGGACTGGAAATCGTTGAACGCCGCGGGGCGGAGATCGCGCCCGCCGACTGGGATGCGATGTGGCACTTCTATCAGGACACTGGAGCGCGCAAATGGGGGCAGCCCTATCTTAGCCGCGCATTCTTCGAACAGGCCGGGGCGGCGATGGGCGAATCGGCGCTGTTGTTCCTCGCGCTCGACAATGGCCGGCCGATCGCCGGCGCACTCAACCTTGTCGGCGGCGACACGCTCTACGGCCGCTATTGGGGCGCGATCGACGATCGTCCCTTTCTCCATTTCGAGCTCAGCTATTATCGGGCGATCGACTTTGCCTGCCGCCATGGCCTCGCCTGCATCCAGGCCGGTGCGCAGGGCGAGCACAAGCTGGCACGAGGCTATGAGCCGGTGGTGACACCGTCGGTCCATTTCCTGCCCAACCCCTCATTCCGGTCGGCGGTCAACGAATTCCTGAAGCGTGAGCGCACGTTGGTCCGGCAGGAGGTGGCCGTGGCGCGCGAAATGCTCCCCTATCGCTCCGATTCCGGATCGTAG
- a CDS encoding isoaspartyl peptidase/L-asparaginase family protein has product MSWKLVIHGGSGAMRPGKLPPEQDEAGRAGLAAALEAGERILAPGGSALDAVEAAARVLEEDPCFNAGRGSVLAHDGHVELDAAIMDGRDRRCGAVAGMRSTRAPISAARAVMELSQHVLMSYEGADDYAREVGLEQVANRWFQTPERRRQLDELLAKGSDAFDTDIKYGTIGAVAVDAKGHVAAATSTGGLTAKRWGRIGDSPLIGAGTYADDRAAAVSATGLGEIFIRAAAAHELCARVRLGGAGLQAALDAVLADIKQLGGNGGLIAVSPSGETALGFTTPGMYRGIASADGRKVAIYDPESER; this is encoded by the coding sequence ATGAGCTGGAAATTGGTCATTCATGGGGGATCGGGCGCGATGCGGCCCGGAAAGTTGCCGCCTGAACAGGACGAAGCGGGGAGGGCCGGACTCGCAGCAGCGCTGGAGGCAGGGGAAAGAATCCTGGCGCCGGGTGGCAGTGCGCTGGACGCGGTCGAGGCCGCGGCGAGGGTGTTAGAGGAAGACCCATGTTTCAACGCCGGGCGCGGAAGCGTGCTTGCCCACGACGGCCATGTCGAACTCGACGCGGCAATCATGGACGGGCGCGACCGTCGTTGCGGAGCGGTCGCCGGGATGCGGTCAACCCGCGCCCCGATCAGCGCCGCGCGAGCAGTGATGGAGCTAAGCCAGCACGTGCTGATGAGTTATGAGGGGGCCGATGATTATGCCCGCGAAGTCGGGCTGGAGCAGGTCGCCAACCGATGGTTTCAGACGCCTGAGCGGCGGCGCCAGCTCGACGAACTGCTCGCCAAAGGCAGCGATGCATTCGACACCGACATCAAATATGGGACGATCGGCGCCGTGGCGGTCGACGCAAAGGGCCATGTCGCCGCCGCCACCTCGACCGGGGGCCTCACGGCCAAGCGCTGGGGCCGGATCGGCGACTCGCCCCTGATCGGCGCCGGCACTTATGCCGACGATCGCGCCGCCGCGGTGAGCGCGACGGGCCTGGGCGAAATCTTCATTCGTGCCGCAGCGGCCCATGAACTGTGCGCACGGGTGCGGCTCGGTGGAGCCGGGTTGCAGGCCGCGCTCGATGCCGTACTTGCCGACATCAAGCAGCTGGGTGGCAACGGCGGCCTGATTGCGGTTTCGCCGAGCGGCGAGACCGCCCTCGGCTTTACGACGCCCGGCATGTATCGCGGCATCGCCAGCGCCGACGGCCGGAAGGTCGCGATCTACGATCCGGAATCGGAGCGATAG